The genomic segment TGTATGGGAATTCGGTAGATGGATTCGACTGCAATGTGCCATTCCGGCAGCGTATTTCATGCTTCAACTTCATTCCAGCATCATGACTAGTCAAACGCGCAATTGGAGCCTCATGTCATGTTGTCCATCGAGCAAAGTGGACCCCAACTACTGAGACCGGTCTGTTCTTCGCCACGGCGGACGAGAAAATATTGAAAAGATCTGAACTGTACCTTCTATACGGTATCTTCAGCATACACAACATCAACGAGTGCCAAGCGCTGCTCGCAAGAGACAGTGGACTCACAGATATTCTAAAACTTGGTAACAGCCGTAGTGCAATTGCATATTGCGCCTCCCAGAGGATCGAGAAGACCCAGGCTCTGAAAAGGCGTTGCCCGTTCCCACGGCCAAATGCCACTCAAGCCGCTCTAGCGACGTGGAGAATGTTCCATCTGCCTTTGAGAAGGTCAAAGAAGTCGCAGACAGTTTCGCAGTAAGACTTGGAAAGCTTGAGGGTTAAGCCTTCGGTCAGCACCATCAGACGGACGGGACGCTCCCTTTGCTGAGTCGTCCTGCTGATTTTGAAACTCTCGTCCACTGTGTTGGCACGTTCCTCCATCTTCGGATCGTCGCTCCCACCAGAATTCCACTTGCGTAGGCTGCTTTCTAGTCCCGAAAGTTTCCGGCGACACTGCCCACAATACCGCTTAGCAGTGTGATTCGATGCAACACATGCAGCGAATGATGCGCGGGACTCGGAGGGTCGTTGAAGGCTAGCAAATAGCTcgaacagcaacaacgccGGGCACGATGCTGCCTGATCGTAGGGAAACAGCCGCCGGAATTCCACGTGTTTGTCTCAGAATGGTGGCACGCGGCTTGAGTCGAATGCCAGACCTGTTGAGTTATGCATTGGAGCATAGGAGCTCTGCGTTGGAGCATTGGCCTCGGTTACGGGCACAGTCAGCCTGCCGTTTTGCGAAAACCCACCGTGTGAGGGATAGTGTGCCGGCGCATCACTGCCATGCTGTCCACGCTGGGAGGCATATTCGCTCTGGTACATGGCGGGATCGAGAGGCACGTATCCTGGCagcggctgctgctcgacagaCACGGCATTTGCAGTTTCTGGCGACTGCTGCGTCTGGTTCTCCTTGGCGGCTCGCTCTTTCTCCAAGCCTGACCTCCTCGCGGCCCTCCTCTGCGCTCTCAGACGCCGGTCCGGACCTTCGGGATCCAGCTTTTTGGCAATGACAAACATGCGGTCTCTGCCAGCGACATTGTACTTCTTGCGCATGTAGCGATACAGCTGCTTGTGGCCCATGTTGCGAATCTCCTCGTTCTGGAACTCGAGCTTCAGCAGCTCCTCCACTGTGTTCTCGGCCACGTCCCTGCGGTCAGCATCGACCCGCTTGTAAAGGCCCATGTCCTTGCGCAGCTTCCGGACACGCACGCAGGTGACGTCCATGCCATCGGCAGTGAGCAGGGCGGCGATCTCAGCATCCGTCTTGGTGGTCTGGTGGAAGTAGTTCTGAAGGCGCATACGAAGGGCGGGCGTATCCTCGAAGTTGACGCGTCGCGTGCGGAAGCCCCATCGGGCCAGCGCCTTCACGAGCGTGCTGCGGCCGATGTTCAGGTCATGGCTGTCGCGTAGTTCGGCGCAGACTTCGGCTTGGGTGAGGCCGAGGACGTCGATGCTGTCGATGATGAAGTCTTTGTGATCGTCGAGCGGCGCCGGTGGTCGCGGCATGGTGGCAGGATGGGAGGGCGGTCGATATGTATGCAATGTCGGTGTCCGGTATTCGTATGTTGTCAAGAACTGGAGGAGCGACGCGGGCTGTCGGCGGAAATGAGTCCGTGCCAAGCCTCGCATCCGCACGACTTCCACAGTTCCACTTCACGACTTCTTTTCGACCAGCACCCACCACCGCTAACAGACCATCGCCGACATGTAAGTTTGCTCACGACAGAACCGCGTGGTCGGGAgccacctcctccgctccCTGCATGATCCCAATACCGCCCATGGCTGTCACGGACCGCGTTCGTTGCCTGCCCTTCGACGCGTTCCTGGCAGTGGTTGGGCTGGTCCGAAAGCATAAGTATCCCCAATTCCACGATGCATCCTTGCCCATCAAATTTCCTGTCGCCCAGTATACTCCTTGATCATGTTGCTCCTCGCCAACGCCAACCACCTCTGTCCGACTCTCATGCTCCCTCCACCTCTCGACATGCGCCGCCATGGCGACCCAAACCGCCATCAACAAGCGCCTCACGCTTGTGATCAATGCTCCGCTCCGCGAGAAGGAACACAAGAAATCAAGATGGACCATTCAATATGAGTTCAAGCTCTGGCGCTTGTACGTCGCGTGTCCAGTTCTGCCGTGGCACGTTGCAAGATACTGACAATCGCAGCGGCGCATATCAAGAAGTCCATACATTCGTCGTCGGCCCCGAAGCGGTGCCCTTCACGCTGCATACGAATCTTCTGCGAGAACGATGTCCCACCTTCCTGGACGAGCTGCTTCAGCGCGAAGGGCAAGTGCAGCCCTCACCTGCCGGCAAGAGAGAGACCTGCCTGCTCGGCGATATCAGCCCGTGCCCCACCGACCGTCCACTGGATCTACGGACCCTCCGCGTGACACTGTTCCGCGTCTTCGCCACTTGGCTGTACACCGGCCAACTCGTTTTACCAGAGGAATATGCCTCAAAGCCACCACAAGCGACCAGGCTGGTGGCCAAGGCACCACACAAAGTCATTGAGGCTGCGGGCACATGGAGAGACGAGGATCTGATCGACCTGTACCTGTTCGCGTCGCGGTACGAGCTATGGGAGCTGGCCAATCTTGCCATCACGCGTCTGTGGAAACAAAACGACCAATACTGCAGGACCACCGCACTACCCGCCATCGAAAGAGCGTTCGCGGCGGGTGCCTTTGGATGGGACGACAGTCTTGGCTGCTCCGGGCCGAATCAGAAGCCGTATGTGATGCGCTTGCAAGACTACCTGTTGTTTGAAGGTGCGCGTCGACTTGGAGACATCAAAGACTCCTGGCTAGACCTCATGCTCACGACGCACCTGTTTCCGCCCCCGTATAATCGAGCACTGCACGCTCGATACCACGAGTCACCGAGAGCCATCGAAAAGAGGCACCACGACATGCCGGAGCCGTTCTGGGAGTACGAGCCGTGCTATTTTCACTGCCacgaagaaaaggaagaacaAAAGAAGTGCGCTGCTCGGGATGCATTGTCACTACCAGACTCTCCCAACGTGGTTCCTCGACCCTCACCTGTGGTCAGCCCGACATTTCAGTAAGTGCAGAATTACATTGATGAGTAATCGCCACTGACTCTATCTACAGCACCCTCCTGCGCGGAGTGTGCACCGTCTTGGTGGGCCGTGGTCAAGTATCTTTCACCTTACATAAAGAGCTCGCATGCCACGTCTCCGACTTCTTCAGGGACACTTTCGGCGATGCATGGCATGGACCGCCAAACGACACCATTCAGCTACCTCATGAACAGCCTCGAGACTTCGCACTTTTCGCATCCTGGCTTTATTCAGCCGAGATCTGTCTTCCGACACTGCAAGAGGTACGCGGCACGGATGGCCTGCCTGCCCGCCCCAAAACACCCAAAGGAAAGGATCGGGTCCGTTCCGACGAGGACGGAAACCAGACGAACCACGATTCGGGCGTCGATGTCTCCTCCGAGACTGATGCCTGCGAAGCTGCCAAACTGCGCAGCATTCGCGAGATGGCCGACGATGACTCTGcggacgacgatgagacgACCGCCGCCCGTTGTGCTCGAGAGCCGGATGCCGATCGCGAAACCAATGAAGCACGCTTCCTCGTTCGAAAGCACCAACAAGATCTGATCCGATTGTACGCTTTCGCCATCCGTATGAAGATCCCTGCTCTGCGCAACGCCGTGATGGATAAGTTTGTCGAACATCGAGAGAGCGGAATTCCGTATGCGAGCTCATCACCTGAAATCCTTCGCCTGGCCTACAAAATGAATCCGCCAAACTCTCTCATTTGCAGCTATCTCATACAAGAAGCCGCTTTCACGTTCCGAGGTCTGCCGCGCGACAAGTCGGGCTACGCGCAGCTACTGCCACCACAGTTCCTGCATGATCTCCTGGAGTATCAGTTCACTCGCGGCATCTTCCCAAAACTCAGAGAGCATGTTCCTAGCTGGCGCGTTGATCTCTGTGAGCTTCATACCCATGCCACGGAGGAGGATGCATCCGCGTGCAAGGCCAGAAATTCTGAATGGCAACAAGCGCTGCGAGAAAAGGGCAGTACCTGGGAGCCCATTCGAAAGGAGTTCGGCCAACGCCAATCTTACGCTGCAGCACAGCCAAACGTCGCGGGCAGGCGCATTGAGCGCACCCCAACTCCACGCGGCTCTTCGAGCAGGGAATCGCCAGCTCGCCGCCCTGTCGCCACACCGCCCGCCACTGACATCCCCAGTAGCATGTCACCAACATTTGCGCCTACGATACCTCCCGCTGGTGCTCCGCCAGCTATCCCGAGACCCGTCAGCATCATGAGTCAGGCAAGCTCAAATATGTCTTCAATATCGTTGTTAGAGACTCAGCGCACTCCGCAAGCGAAGCGCCCAGAATCTTTCAGAAAAGACTCGGCTGTCACTTCTATGGAGATCAAAATCACACCGCCACGTCCCGATTCCATCTCATCGGCAGACGAtgctgacgaagaagaggatacTGATATCACTCCACCGCATACTCCCATCAAAGATGCTCACTACCGAACCGCCCCACCGATCCCGCATAAAGCTTCATACAACGAACTACACGATCTTCAGCGTGCTCTGCCACCCTGCTTTGGACCCCGCAGCCGTGCTTCCACCTTCCATGCAAACCCGAAACTAGACTTGCGTCGGTCAGGCATCGACGTGCTAGCTTATCGCGCGCcagatcctcctcctccgccgcctccagcACCGTCGAGAGCTTCACAGCCTCCTCCCTCAGCACCAACCAGAGCTTCGCAGCCACCGCCCCAAACGCAACAGGCTAGAGCCGTGCATTTCAGCCGCAATCGGATCACGACGACTGTGAATCGCTTGCGCAATCGCCCTTTCACGCACCCGAAGAGTCCTGTGAGTAGCAGTAGTGGAGAGAAGGAACATGGACCGGGCGAGGAGAGTGAGGCGGCGAAGACTTTACGGACCAGTATGTGAAACTCAATTCGATTCTCGCTCCTCtatctttctcttctctagcTGATCTTTCTTCTGTGCAGTGATTGATTCATTGAATCCGCTGTGAAAATTGAACGAATGAGTGAACGACGAGCGCAAAATTCGAAATTTCTTTTGTCCTATATCTCTTAGGAGGTTTCGAGTTGAAACATCGAACGACTATCTGTACACTAGCTTCTGGGCACCACTTTACGCTATAGCTTCAAGTAAAAGAGACGGCCGCTTTGAATTGTATGGTCTCACATATCAAGGTAGCTTTCGGCTTGCAGATGGGTCAGACTTTCATCCAAGGAGATCCTAAACCTCTCCCGCGGACGTGGACTGCGAGGCCACAGAAGTACAACAAATTAGCACAAAGGCTGGCCTTGATCTATCTGTCATAATCTTCTCTCGTGAAGAAGAACTTTGTCTGCCTACGCTTGGCTCTCACAACTCAGAACTCTACTCTCGCAAACCGCGCAACACGACATCGTCGAATCGACATCTTTCCAACATGAATTGTACGACGCTCGTCAGTTTCACCACACTATCGACGCTCGGATCATACTCCTGGTCCTCCGAAGCCTTCAATGCGAATTCAACCTAACTCGCCCAATGCGTCTAAGAGACGAAGGCCATGATGGAAACTTTTCCCACAAGTATGTTCTTTGATATCGCTTCCTTTTCTACATATCCTCGAActgctactaaatactaccACCAACCGTGCAGCCAGCCGCCTCGGTGGATATGAAATGCGGCAACCGCTGGTAGCAATTTGGTCGCGACGAGCGACCTCGCTAGGAACTAACGAAGAACAATATTAATGCGTGTCGAAATGTTAGTAAGATTTGAGCTAGGCGGCGTATACGGCGAAagaatagatctattctGGATTTCACGGCCTATGGATATGGGTTTTGTTATGATAACTATAAGCCGGATCGGGTGCCTTGTAGTTATTATGGGCATTGGGAATGATGGGGCCTGCGGCTTTTAAGTAGGACGTCTGGGCTGCGTGCTATACTATGTGCTGGACTCAAATTTCAACCCGATGCCGAAGACAGGATGGGGACCAACGAGGAGCGGGACTATCCTGTAGGGGCATCTAGCGTGCCAATTTCCTGCATTTGGGTTCATATGACCTCTGGTACTGCCAGGCCGGAAGATGGCGGAGGCCCAAGAGCTGGCAGTGGCCACTTGTCAAGGTCGCACAATACGAACAGTCCATCGTCGACATCGTGCAAGTCAAGGCAAGGTCGACATTGCCTAACTCAATATCTCCAGTCGCAATGCAGTGGACGAGCCTCTTCACCCTCGCGACGCTGGCAAGCCTGGCTTCGGCAGAGTTGAGGAAGCACTACTGGCAGGCAGAGACTACCTATGCCAACTCAACAGAACTCGTTCAATGCATGAATGAGATGAAAGCAATGTTAGAAGCAAAGCCCAAAGGTGAGCTCTGCTAGCACATGCCGCAACAACAACTGCTGATTCTCAATCAAAAGCGAACCACCTCGAGCCTTACCAATGCGGAAATCACTCATGGCAGGTCGGCAGTACTGCCAACTGGCAACCCATTCATACGAACTTGAAGGGTTTCCGAAAGTGCGAAAAAGACCTCTCGAACGCTGCATATGCCGGTAGGGACTGGTTCCAATGCCACGCATCAGACCTTTTCGGATATCGGGTTGTGGCATACTCGCCTTTGGGCCTTGAGGCGTGCCTTCACAAGAAACCGATCAATCACGCACCGTGTAAGGAAGGCGTATGGGTGATGATTCCCGTGATCTGCGTTTTGGGTTTGTGTTAGCACTGCAAACCTATCAGATGACAAGTGAAAATAAAAGGCTCAGGGGTAGAACCAGCTGTCAAGATCTTGCCCGGATATACAGCAAACTTTGGAGCCCTCAGTACATTTTTTTTCGCACTCTGACAAAATCCAATCCAGATCTAGACTCTCATTCTCACATCTCTCACTACACAAAGGCGAAATCGAATCGAGCACGAACAGGAACATCATGAAGCTGCTCAACCTCCTCACCCTCGCTACACTCACAACTGCTGCCGCGTTGCGTGGACAAGTTGAGTCCTGTTCCTCAGAAACCGAAGGCGCCAACACCACTGCCCTCCTCGAATGCATGGACGATATACGGACAAGGCTCGAAGCAAAACCCCTGTGTAAGCCTCCCCGTCCCTTGCATTCATCTCTCCTTCACCCACTGATCTCTCCTTCCTCAGCGAATAGCTTCCACGGCTACCGCTGCGCAGACAGAGTGTGGAGATATGCAGGCCCAAACCAGTGGCAACCAATCAAGCACAGCTTGCATATGTTCAAGAAGTGTGGACCTACAATGAGACAGGCGGCCAAGAGTTCGAGGGATTGGTACCAGTGTGTTGTGACGAGTTTTATGGGTCGTAGGTTTATTGAATGGATGCCTGAGGGGCAAAAGCTTGTCCCTGAGATGGAAGATTGTCCTCTGTGGGGGTCGGATGAGTGAGTCATCAATGCTCACCATCAAAGACAAGACCGACACTCCTTGGATGTATCTCGGAATACGTACATTAATAGACGTTGGGAGCTGTTGCTGGTAAAGATTCCAAATATTTTCTGCTATCATTACCGCAAAGCTCACATCAAACGAGCGCCGCGAGCTTCTCACCCCACGATGACGACTTTCCATCTCAAAACTCCGATGGACATTCCCCCCCGCCCTCGACCAGCTCTCCACGTTCCATCACGAGAACCCTGTCAAAAAACTCGAGCGCTACAGGATCGAGTCGATGCAAAATCGCCACCACAGTGTAGGATTGAAACTCCCGCCTGATAATTTTCCAGAGTCGATCGTACATTTCCGCGTCGAGAGCAGAACCGACTTCGTCGACAAGTAAGATCCCGCCGCTTGCTCGTGCTCCCTGACCCaccatcgctgctgctgctgctgtgtctAGCTTCTCCGTCGTCGCGTGAAAGCGGGCGGCGGCCTTTGCCCGCCGCTCATCAGCTTGCTTCTTCCGCAACAAAGCTCTGGCAAGCCCCAACGACTGCAACTCACCGTGCGATAGCATGTCGGCTGACACTTTGGAGTCGAGACCACCGCGATTGCGAACGGGATCTGCTAAACCCACGACGTCGAGTGCTTCGAGGCAACATTCCTGACTGCACTGGTTGTACGGATCGATATTTTGGCGAAAACTGGAGTCGGGAAGGGGTACAGATCGCTGTGGGATTGCAATGATGCGTTCTCGCACCAGTGAACGGGGAATGAGGGAAAGAGGGACGTTGTCAACGAGGATGGTGCTTTCTCGGTGAGAAGTCGAAGGAAGCGGATCCAACAGGCGCAGCAGAAGTCGGAACAGCGTGGATTTGCCACTGCCGCTGCGTCCGACGATGGCGACTTTGCATGCGGCGGGAACAGAAAAGGTCACGTCGTGGAGTGCGAGATGTGAATGGCGTCTGTGCTCGGAGGGCCGACGCTTCTTCATTGTTGAATCAGCATCATCATAGCTGGCACTGACGGAACGGACTGCGATTTCGCCTCGCGATGGCCAACATGATTCGATTTCGTCACCATGGCCTTCCTCCTTGATCTGTGCCCCGGATGCAAAGGCCCGCAACCTTCCGACTGTCCCCATCGCGATGTCCATCCTACTGCTGAACTCGACAACAGCAGACAGAGCCTCGCCCAGACTCAACAACGAGAGCAACGAAGCACCGGTGATGGCGGCATCTGATCGCAAAATGACCGCCAGTGCGACCGGTATCGTCGCCATTCCCGCCACGACCATGCCCAGAACGTAATCGAGCCATCTCTGCACCATGGCGAGTACGTAGGCTGCTCTCTGGGAAGTTTCGATCATCCCACTGTTGAGCTTCACAAAGTGCCTTTGCCAGCAAAACGCTCGGATGGTGCTGATGCTTCGGACTGTTGCCAAGAAGTGTGTATACAGAGGCTCCTTGGCCTCGAGATCCAGAACACGAAGTCGTCGAGCGGTATGAAGATAGACTCGCTGCACAATCCAGAGCACGAGGAGGATAACAGGAAGACTGATCAAAATATACGGAGACGCGATAGCCAGGACGGCGGTCACGCCAATTGCAACAACAGTATTCAAGACGGCATTCATCGCAGCTTGCGGCAATTCCGAGTCGATGATATTTAGGTCTTGCGAAAACAAAGTGGTGATCTCTCCCTGGTTCATTCCCGAGAACAGGCGAAGGGGAGCCTACACGAGAGCTTGGAGCGTATCGCGATGTATCTCTCGACTGGAAAttttcatcatcagcatgagACACGTCATCATGCTGGCGAAGAGGAAAATCAAAGTGGTCGCTTTCAGAAGACTAAAGATACCAAGATAAAGAGACTTCGACTGCGAGAAGCGGTCCTGCGCCAGAATGAGAGCCATGCTGTTGAGAAGTTGCTGCAGAATGCATAGACGAGTGCCGAGCATATGAACAGGACGAGAGGCACCTTGCCGCTCGCTCTGAGGTAGTACGCATAGAAGAGCAAGTTGTTGTCCGCCGCTGATGTCTGCTTCGATGCGGCCTCCGACAGAGTGGACGATGCGTAGCGAGAATCATCGTCCTCTTTCTCATTCAACACGTCGGAGGGTTTCTCGATAGTAGACCTTCGACATTCAGCGTGGATGCGATGAGCTTCATCCACGAAAGCAAGAGAACCCGGAGAACTGTCGCATGGAACTTGTGTGCTGCTGGCCTGCTGCGATGAGAGTGCATCCCGAGGGACACTTTCGGCTATATTCGCATCATTGAGCGTGCCGCGCGCATCACACGGCGGATCAGGTGTGCGTGTGAGATGAATGACATGATCAGCAGCATGCAAATATTGTCTGGAGCTGGTAGCGAAGACGGCTGTTGCACCACGACGCTTGAGGAGACCTTCAGGCCCAAGAACGTTATCAAAAACGTGCTGCGCTGTTTTCGAGTCTAGGCCACCAAGAATTTCGTCCAGGATGTAGATGCAAGTTGACTGATATAGTGCACGAGCCAGAGCAACTCTCTTCCGTTGTCCTCCACTCAAGTTGGCGCCGTTGCTGCCGATATCAGTCTGGTCACCATGCTCCATCTGGCGGAAGTCTTCTCTAAGCATAACAGCAC from the Cercospora beticola chromosome 9, complete sequence genome contains:
- a CDS encoding uncharacterized protein (antiSMASH:Cluster_1~SMCOG1000:ABC transporter ATP-binding protein), whose amino-acid sequence is MDNIVEFTAFDQHLYHDITCAVMLREDFRQMEHGDQTDIGSNGANLSGGQRKRVALARALYQSTCIYILDEILGGLDSKTAQHVFDNVLGPEGLLKRRGATAVFATSSRQYLHAADHVIHLTRTPDPPCDARGTLNDANIAESVPRDALSSQQASSTQVPCDSSPGSLAFVDEAHRIHAECRRSTIEKPSDVLNEKEDDDSRYASSTLSEAASKQTSAADNNLLFYAYYLRASGKVPLVLFICSALVYAFCSNFSTAWLSFWRRTASRSRSLFILVSLVF
- a CDS encoding uncharacterized protein (antiSMASH:Cluster_1), whose product is MATQTAINKRLTLVINAPLREKEHKKSRWTIQYEFKLWRFGAYQEVHTFVVGPEAVPFTLHTNLLRERCPTFLDELLQREGQVQPSPAGKRETCLLGDISPCPTDRPLDLRTLRVTLFRVFATWLYTGQLVLPEEYASKPPQATRLVAKAPHKVIEAAGTWRDEDLIDLYLFASRYELWELANLAITRLWKQNDQYCRTTALPAIERAFAAGAFGWDDSLGCSGPNQKPYVMRLQDYLLFEGARRLGDIKDSWLDLMLTTHLFPPPYNRALHARYHESPRAIEKRHHDMPEPFWEYEPCYFHCHEEKEEQKKCAARDALSLPDSPNVVPRPSPVVSPTFHTLLRGVCTVLVGRGQVSFTLHKELACHVSDFFRDTFGDAWHGPPNDTIQLPHEQPRDFALFASWLYSAEICLPTLQEVRGTDGLPARPKTPKGKDRVRSDEDGNQTNHDSGVDVSSETDACEAAKLRSIREMADDDSADDDETTAARCAREPDADRETNEARFLVRKHQQDLIRLYAFAIRMKIPALRNAVMDKFVEHRESGIPYASSSPEILRLAYKMNPPNSLICSYLIQEAAFTFRGLPRDKSGYAQLLPPQFLHDLLEYQFTRGIFPKLREHVPSWRVDLCELHTHATEEDASACKARNSEWQQALREKGSTWEPIRKEFGQRQSYAAAQPNVAGRRIERTPTPRGSSSRESPARRPVATPPATDIPSSMSPTFAPTIPPAGAPPAIPRPVSIMSQASSNMSSISLLETQRTPQAKRPESFRKDSAVTSMEIKITPPRPDSISSADDADEEEDTDITPPHTPIKDAHYRTAPPIPHKASYNELHDLQRALPPCFGPRSRASTFHANPKLDLRRSGIDVLAYRAPDPPPPPPPAPSRASQPPPSAPTRASQPPPQTQQARAVHFSRNRITTTVNRLRNRPFTHPKSPVSSSSGEKEHGPGEESEAAKTLRTMIDSLNPL
- a CDS encoding uncharacterized protein (antiSMASH:Cluster_1); translation: MPRPPAPLDDHKDFIIDSIDVLGLTQAEVCAELRDSHDLNIGRSTLVKALARWGFRTRRVNFEDTPALRMRLQNYFHQTTKTDAEIAALLTADGMDVTCVRVRKLRKDMGLYKRVDADRRDVAENTVEELLKLEFQNEEIRNMGHKQLYRYMRKKYNVAGRDRMFVIAKKLDPEGPDRRLRAQRRAARRSGLEKERAAKENQTQQSPETANAVSVEQQPLPGYVPLDPAMYQSEYASQRGQHGSDAPAHYPSHGGFSQNGRLTVPVTEANAPTQSSYAPMHNSTGLAFDSSRVPPF
- a CDS encoding uncharacterized protein (antiSMASH:Cluster_1~SMCOG1288:ABC transporter related protein); this translates as MNQGEITTLFSQDLNIIDSELPQAAMNAVLNTVVAIGVTAVLAIASPYILISLPVILLVLWIVQRVYLHTARRLRVLDLEAKEPLYTHFLATVRSISTIRAFCWQRHFVKLNSGMIETSQRAAYVLAMVQRWLDYVLGMVVAGMATIPVALAVILRSDAAITGASLLSLLSLGEALSAVVEFSSRMDIAMGTVGRLRAFASGAQIKEEGHGDEIESCWPSRGEIAVRSVSASYDDADSTMKKRRPSEHRRHSHLALHDVTFSVPAACKVAIVGRSGSGKSTLFRLLLRLLDPLPSTSHRESTILVDNVPLSLIPRSLVRERIIAIPQRSVPLPDSSFRQNIDPYNQCSQECCLEALDVVGLADPVRNRGGLDSKVSADMLSHGELQSLGLARALLRKKQADERRAKAAARFHATTEKLDTAAAAAMVGQGARASGGILLVDEVGSALDAEMYDRLWKIIRREFQSYTVVAILHRLDPVALEFFDRVLVMERGELVEGGGECPSEF